The following proteins come from a genomic window of Miscanthus floridulus cultivar M001 chromosome 2, ASM1932011v1, whole genome shotgun sequence:
- the LOC136525408 gene encoding peroxisome biogenesis protein 12-like: MLFQVGGQGARPTFFEMSAAQQLPASLRAALTYSLGVFALRRPLLHKVLDYEDEFFALLMGVLESHSLRTTDGSFSESLYGLRRRPVKVSVKRKSPGTESSDKVYDSALRKRQKILSVVFLVVLPYFKSKLQSIYNKEREARLQATLWGQDDVRFDEAGFVLDQEQTSQAQTEPTTGEVSTLTRFKKSFVSLIGVCYPWIHATNEGLSFAYQLLYLLDATGFYSPALHVLGLHVCRATGQELMESSSRISRIRNRELERLRGPPWFKAVQRVFLSCVYTTLDYAQTGLIAAVFFFKMMEWWYQSAEERMSAPTVYPPPPPPPTPKVAKDGIPLPPDRTLCPLCCQKRTNPSVLSVSGFVFCYSCIFKSVSQHKRCPVTLMPASVEQIRRLFHDL, encoded by the exons ATGCTGTTCCAGGTGGGAGGGCAGGGCGCGCGGCCCACCTTCTTCGAGATGTCAGCCGCGCAGCAGCTGCCCGCCAGCCTCCGCGCCGCCCTCACCTACTCGCTCGGG GTTTTTGCGCTAAGAAGACCATTACTACACAAAGTTTTAGATTATGAAGACGAATTCTTTGCTTTGTTAATGGGCGTCCTTGAGTCCCATAGTCTACGGACAACAG ATGGTTCCTTTTCAGAGTCATTATATGGTCTCAGGAGGAGACCTGTTAAGGTTTCAGTGAAGAGAAAAAGTCCTGGTACAGAATCCAGTGACAAAGTCTATGATTCTGCACTAAGGAAGCGCCAGAAAATCCTTTCGGTTGTTTTTTTG GTTGTTTTGCCATATTTTAAGTCAAAGTTGCAGTCTATATATAACAAAGAAAGGGAAGCCAGGTTGCAGGCAACCCTTTGGGGTCAGGATGATGTTAGATTTGATGAAGCTGGCTTTGTATTAGATCAGGAGCAGACTTCTCAAGCACAGACTGAACCTACAACTGGAGAAGTGTCAACTTTGACACGTTTTAAAAAGAGTTTTGTGTCACTTATAGGTGTTTGCTATCCATGGATTCATGCAACTAATGAAG GTCTCTCGTTTGCATACCAGCTCTTGTATCTGTTGGATGCTACTGGATTTTATAGTCCAGCACTGCATGTGCTTGGGCTTCATGTTTGTCGTGCTACTGGACAAGAGCTG ATGGAATCATCTTCTAGGATATCAAGGATTAGAAATCGTGAACTTGAGAGACTTCGTGGTCCTCCATGGTTCAAG GCTGTGCAACGAGTGTTCCTTAGTTGTGTGTACACAACTCTAGATTATGCCCAAACTGGTTTAATTGCTGCAGTCTTCTTTTTCAAG ATGATGGAGTGGTGGTATCAATCTGCTGAAGAAAGAATGTCAGCTCCAACTGTATATCCGCCAccccctcctcctccaactccgaAG GTTGCCAAAGACGGGATTCCCTTGCCACCTGACAGGACGCTCTGCCCCCTGTGCTGCCAGAAGCGCACTAACCCCTCTGTTCTTTCTGTTTCTGGTTTTGTTTTTTGCTACAGCTGCATATTCAAATCTGTCTCTCAG CATAAAAGGTGCCCTGTCACACTAATGCCTGCCAGTGTTGAGCAAATCAGGCGTCTCTTCCACGATTTGTAG